Proteins encoded in a region of the Oscillospiraceae bacterium MB24-C1 genome:
- a CDS encoding amidase domain-containing protein, which produces MPLVNINYDRRAAVAYANRWAYFRNPNFLDFSKLGGDCTNYASQCLLAGGAVMNYTPTFGWYYIDSNNRAPAWTGVEYLYNFLTKNKDVGPYATDADISTMRPGDLVQLMIDQDRFHHTPVITEIRGLFPTMNTIYVAAHSQDANCRPLSSYDIKRVRFLHIEGIRYMYEPSTPQRTQNITQAAQSAAQNAE; this is translated from the coding sequence ATGCCACTTGTGAATATTAACTATGATCGGCGCGCGGCCGTGGCCTATGCCAACCGTTGGGCCTATTTTCGCAACCCTAATTTTCTGGATTTCTCCAAACTGGGCGGCGATTGCACCAACTATGCATCACAATGTCTGTTGGCTGGCGGCGCTGTGATGAATTACACCCCGACGTTCGGCTGGTATTACATAGATTCAAACAATCGCGCCCCCGCGTGGACGGGTGTGGAGTATCTGTATAATTTCCTAACAAAAAATAAAGACGTGGGCCCTTATGCCACCGATGCCGATATTTCGACCATGCGACCGGGCGACCTAGTGCAGCTCATGATTGACCAAGATCGTTTTCATCACACGCCGGTAATCACCGAGATCAGAGGACTTTTTCCGACGATGAATACCATCTATGTGGCAGCACATTCGCAGGATGCCAACTGCCGTCCACTTTCAAGCTATGATATCAAGCGTGTTCGCTTCTTACATATCGAGGGCATACGCTATATGTACGAACCAAGCACCCCGCAGAGAACCCAAAACATCACGCAGGCTGCACAAAGCGCCGCGCAAAATGCCGAGTAA
- a CDS encoding diacylglycerol kinase family lipid kinase: protein MRHIFILNPKAGKADSTPALKAEIQTLFSGRSEDYEIVVTQSPGHAEQVARRFAADGIETTLYACGGDGTIGEVAQALPGNPQLILAPVPAGTGNDFVRGLEGLPDVKTRVSLSSLMDGQVVPLDLLMAGDRVSINIASVGLDATIAQNMARFKHLPLIKGQSAYILSLIYCFFTSVRYRYRFEIDGVPQPEGDCIFAIAANGRYYGGGFMAAPLADWQDGLIDFIIIPAMPRLRLLPMITTYKRGEHLQKYDFIRFVRCKQVRILSDKPVALNCDGEIASAQNFDIKILPGAARLLVPRAAVVQPFPKEPDKMVSCMTVPD, encoded by the coding sequence TTGAGACATATTTTTATCTTGAACCCAAAAGCGGGCAAAGCCGACAGCACGCCGGCGCTCAAGGCGGAAATACAAACGCTCTTTTCAGGGCGAAGCGAGGATTATGAGATCGTTGTTACGCAATCCCCTGGTCACGCGGAGCAGGTTGCGCGACGATTCGCTGCAGATGGCATTGAAACCACACTGTATGCTTGTGGTGGAGATGGGACGATCGGTGAGGTAGCACAAGCACTGCCGGGCAATCCCCAGTTGATATTAGCCCCTGTTCCGGCAGGCACCGGCAATGATTTTGTTCGCGGCCTAGAAGGCTTACCGGATGTAAAAACGCGAGTGTCGCTATCATCGCTGATGGACGGACAAGTTGTACCGCTTGATTTATTAATGGCGGGGGATCGGGTATCGATAAACATCGCCTCAGTGGGGCTGGACGCCACCATCGCGCAAAACATGGCACGGTTTAAGCACCTGCCGCTGATTAAAGGGCAGTCGGCCTATATATTGTCACTTATATACTGTTTTTTTACATCGGTGCGATACCGCTATCGATTTGAAATCGACGGTGTCCCACAGCCCGAGGGGGACTGCATTTTTGCCATTGCAGCCAACGGACGGTATTACGGTGGTGGCTTTATGGCGGCACCGTTGGCCGACTGGCAGGACGGGCTGATCGACTTCATCATCATACCGGCTATGCCTCGATTGCGCCTGCTACCGATGATCACCACTTATAAGCGCGGAGAGCATCTGCAAAAATACGATTTTATTCGATTTGTCCGCTGCAAGCAGGTACGAATCCTTTCGGACAAGCCGGTGGCTTTAAACTGTGACGGCGAAATAGCCTCGGCGCAAAATTTCGACATTAAGATACTGCCAGGCGCAGCAAGGCTGCTGGTTCCGCGGGCCGCGGTGGTACAACCGTTTCCAAAAGAACCCGATAAAATGGTCAGCTGCATGACGGTCCCCGATTAA
- a CDS encoding aldehyde dehydrogenase family protein, protein MAQSNYFELLTEMQNYFSRGLTLPVGTRKAALLRLKSALQNNEQALYNAIKKDFGRCAFDSWSCEFLMIQEELALAIRSLSHWAAVRPVNAGVLNAPAQAMIRPEPLGKVLILSPWNYPALLALAPLIGAVGAGNCVALKPSSNTPHTSALLGRIVKAAFDPRHVTVLTGDHEVSDALLNERFDLIFFTGSPAVGRHVMQKAAAHLTPVILELGGKSPCIVDETAALNQAAKRIVWGKFLNAGQTCVAPDYLLVQKSIAAHLVVELKRSIKRLYYPGGSLTTDWPEIITPQHTQRLAKLLKGERIAFGGGFDIKKRLFEPTLLFPVSPKAPCMQQELFGPVLPIVVYDSLDEAIALIRKGEKPLALYHFSTDKKAIARVLSQTSAGGGCVNDVVMHVSSPRLPFGGVGMSGMGRYHGKASFDAFSNPRSVLIKPAHLELPLRYPPHFKGKLFAAKAMVSKILALQK, encoded by the coding sequence ATGGCACAAAGCAATTATTTTGAGCTGCTCACTGAGATGCAAAACTATTTTAGCCGGGGCCTTACGCTGCCGGTTGGTACACGAAAAGCGGCTTTGCTGCGTTTAAAAAGTGCGCTGCAAAATAACGAGCAGGCTCTCTATAACGCCATAAAAAAAGATTTTGGCCGCTGCGCCTTTGACAGTTGGAGCTGTGAGTTCCTCATGATTCAAGAAGAGCTGGCTCTTGCCATTCGCTCGCTGTCGCACTGGGCCGCTGTGCGCCCAGTTAACGCCGGCGTGTTAAATGCCCCCGCACAGGCGATGATTCGCCCCGAACCGCTGGGCAAGGTGCTGATATTGTCCCCTTGGAACTACCCCGCCCTGTTGGCGCTTGCACCGCTGATTGGCGCGGTGGGCGCGGGCAACTGTGTGGCGCTGAAGCCCTCATCAAATACGCCACACACCTCAGCGCTGCTTGGACGTATTGTCAAGGCGGCCTTTGATCCACGCCATGTCACGGTGCTGACCGGCGATCATGAGGTTTCAGACGCGTTGTTAAACGAGCGCTTTGATTTGATCTTTTTTACTGGAAGCCCCGCTGTCGGGCGGCATGTAATGCAAAAAGCAGCTGCGCATCTGACCCCAGTAATCCTTGAGTTGGGTGGTAAATCGCCCTGCATCGTCGACGAAACCGCCGCCTTGAATCAAGCGGCAAAGCGTATTGTGTGGGGCAAGTTCTTAAATGCGGGACAAACCTGCGTGGCGCCGGACTATCTACTGGTACAAAAAAGCATCGCCGCACATTTGGTGGTGGAGCTAAAGCGTAGCATTAAGCGGCTTTATTATCCCGGTGGTAGCCTCACCACAGACTGGCCTGAGATCATTACGCCGCAGCACACCCAACGGCTGGCCAAACTTCTAAAGGGTGAGCGTATCGCTTTTGGCGGCGGCTTCGATATAAAGAAACGCCTGTTTGAACCTACATTACTTTTCCCCGTCTCGCCGAAAGCGCCCTGTATGCAGCAGGAACTATTCGGCCCTGTTTTGCCGATCGTGGTTTATGATTCACTCGACGAGGCCATCGCTCTGATCAGAAAAGGTGAAAAGCCACTAGCACTCTACCACTTTTCCACTGATAAAAAGGCGATTGCACGGGTGTTGTCCCAGACCTCGGCGGGCGGCGGCTGTGTCAATGACGTCGTGATGCATGTTTCTTCGCCCAGACTGCCGTTTGGCGGTGTCGGCATGAGTGGTATGGGGCGCTATCATGGCAAGGCCTCATTCGACGCTTTTTCAAATCCACGTTCGGTGCTGATAAAGCCTGCCCATCTAGAGTTACCTTTACGTTACCCGCCCCATTTTAAGGGCAAGCTTTTTGCTGCGAAAGCAATGGTTTCTAAAATTTTGGCTTTACAAAAGTAA